A stretch of Vigna angularis cultivar LongXiaoDou No.4 chromosome 4, ASM1680809v1, whole genome shotgun sequence DNA encodes these proteins:
- the LOC108332103 gene encoding uncharacterized protein LOC108332103, with protein sequence MMNQGVENLRVDDLVTDQKKQSKEAEGQNIDHDGPEFDDILDADDVRSKRNDESRELQSRTQLENLETKSETESITDRQEDSCDKTSAGGDLEFRNQETNLDGNSGRSGLAKEVDDKESKQMFDKSDEIPSEDPNLEPVFDGTEVPGMEANRSMSGRRLDADQDSPGVVEKAVALKNFVKERSAVAVSTMMRRLSGKKDEGAVDNVDDEGKYVSDFGKVGENKLVSEKAVEKFDWNPLNYIKKSSDAGVENKTEQRDSIVMKGRIILYTKLGCQESNEIRLFLRLKRLRYVEINVDVFPGRKKELERISGSTSVPKVFFNEILIGGSSELKTLDESGKLDEKVDFLITEAPLFEAPSPPLSGEDDVPSGGLPDEMAIIVRKMKESIVVKDRLHKVRRFTNCFLGSEAIDFLSEDQYLERPEAVEFARKLAEKHFFRHVTDENLFEDGNHLYRFLDDEPIVVSQCHNISRGISTLKPKPLPEIASRLRFLSGAIFEAYAYEDGRRLDYTSIHGSEEFARYLRIVEELQRVEISDSSREEKLAFFINLYNMMAIHAILVLGHPDGALERRKLFGEFKYVIGGSTYSLSAIQNGILRGNQRPPYNLKKPFGAKDTRSTVALPYPEPLIHFALVYGTRSGPALRCYTPGKIDEELLDAARNFLRNGGVVIDSSAKAVNASKILKWYSIDFGKNEVEVIKHVSNYLDPADSEVLLDLLAASELKVTYQPYDWGLNC encoded by the exons ATGATGAACCAAGGTGTTGAGAACTTGCGGGTGGATGATTTGGTAACTGATCAGAAGAAACAGTCAAAGGAGGCGGAGGGTCAGAATATTGATCATGATGGCCCCGAGTTTGATGATATATTAGATGCGGATGATGTAAGGTCTAAGAGGAACGACGAGAGCAGGGAATTGCAATCTCGAACTCAACTGGAAAACTTGGAAACCAAATCTGAAACTGAAAGTATTACTGATAGGCAAGAGGATTCTTGTGATAAGACGAGTGCTGGTGGAGATTTGGAGTTCAGAAACCAAGAAACAAATCTAGATGGTAATTCTGGACGGAGTGGATTGGCTAAAGAAGTGGATGATAAGGAATCCAAGCAGATGTTTGATAAGTCAGATGAAATTCCGAGCGAGGACCCCAATTTGGAGCCTGTTTTTGATGGAACAGAGGTTCCAGGGATGGAAGCTAACCGCAGTATGTCTGGCCGTAGGTTGGATGCAGATCAGGACTCCCCAGGTGTGGTTGAGAAGGCTGTGGCTCTTAAGAATTTTGTTAAGGAGAGGAGTGCGGTGGCAGTCTCCACAATGATGCGTCGCCTTTCTGGAAAAAAAGATGAAGGTGCTGTGGACAATGTTGATGACGAAGGTAAGTATGTATCAGATTTTGGAAAAGTTGGTGAAAACAAACTGGTGTCTGAGAAGGCAGTGGAGAAATTTGACTGGAATCCCTTAAATTACATCAAGAAGTCATCCGATGCTGGTGTGGAAAACAAAACTGAGCAGAGAGATTCAATAGTCATGAAAGGAAGGATTATATTGTACACGAAACTAGGTTGCCAAGAATCTAACGAGATTAGGCTGTTTTTGCGTTTGAAAAGACTTAGATACGTCGAAATCAACGTAGATGTGTTCCCTGGTAGAAAGAAGGAGCTGGAGAGGATTTCTGGATCTACTTCTGTACCTAAGgtttttttcaatgaaatactTATTGGAGGCTCGAGTGAGTTGAAGACTCTAGATGAGTCTGGCAAGCTTGATGAGAAGGTTGACTTTCTAATTACTGAAGCACCATTATTTGAGGCCCCATCGCCACCTCTTTCTGGAGAGGATGATGTGCCGAGTGGTGGACTACCTGATGAAATGGCAATTATTGTCCgcaaaatgaaagaatccatAGTTGTGAAGGACCGCTTGCATAAAGTGCGCAGATTCACGAACTGTTTTCTTGGCTCCGAAGCTATCGACTTCTTATCAGAAGATCAGTATTTGGAAAGGCCAGAG GCTGTTGAGTTTGCACGAAAGCTTGCCGAAAAACACTTTTTTCGACATGTTACTGA tGAAAATCTATTTGAGGATGGAAACCACCTGTATCGGTTTTTGGATGATGAGCCCATTGTGGTGTCACAATGTCACAACATTTCTAGAGGCATAAGCACCTTGAAGCCCAAGCCTTTACCGGAAATTGCGTCAAGACTAAGGTTTCTGTCCGGTGCAATATTTGAAGCCTATGCTTATGAAGATGGACGTCGTCTTGATTATACTAGTATACATGGAAGTGAGGAGTTCGCAAg GTATCTGAGAATTGTGGAAGAGCTCCAGAGAGTGGAAATATCGGATTCGTCTAGAGAAGAGAAGCTTGCGTTCTTTATTAATCTTTATAATATGATGGCCATCCATGCAATCTTAGTGTTGGGCCATCCAGATGGAGCACTGGAAAGAAGGAAATTATTTGGGGAGTTCAAATATGTTATTGGTGGGTCTACCTACTCACTTTCAGCTATTCAAAATGGCATATTGCGGGGAAACCAGCGACCACCATATAACCTTAAGAAGCCATTTGGGGCAAAAGATACACGCTCGACA GTGGCACTTCCTTACCCTGAGCCTCTAATTCATTTTGCTTTGGTATATGGTACCCGATCTGGGCCTGCACTTCGGTGCTACACTCCTGGAAAGATTGATGAAGAGTTATTGGATGCAGCCCGTAATTTTTTGAGAAATGGAGGCGTTGTAATTGATTCGAGTGCAAAGGCCGTCAATGCTAGTAAGATCCTTAAATG GTACAGTATAGATTTTGGCAAGAACGAGGTAGAGGTGATAAAGCATGTTTCAAACTACTTAGATCCAGCTGACTCTGAAGTATTGTTGGACCTACTTGCTGCTTCCGAGTTGAAGGTGACATATCAGCCGTATGACTGGGGTTTGAACTGCTAG
- the LOC128196367 gene encoding pentatricopeptide repeat-containing protein At1g52640, mitochondrial-like: MTLSHMAFQSFFSKYKTLPSFFCTLVQHKPNYHIHSFPNPQVLGPSLPDLVNEISRVLSDHRYPHHDLELSLKPFSPQISTNLVEQVLKRCKNLGFSAHRFFLWAKSIPGFQHNDVSFHILVEILGSCKQFAILWDFLIEMRDSNSYVINGEIFWLIFKAYSRANLPDGAIRSFNRMDEFGVMPTVHDLDKLLYFLCKRKHLQQAQQFFDKAKNRLSLSAKTYSILLSGWGEIGDSDKARELFEAMLEQGCPVDLLAYNNLLGALCKGGCVDEAKNVFHDMLSKRVEPDAFTYSIFIHSYCSANDVQSAFRVLDKMRRYNLLPNVFTYNCIIKRLCKNELVEEAYQLLDEMISRGVKPDIWSYNAIQAYHCDHCEVNRALRLMFRMEKDKCLPDRHTYNMVLKLLIRIGRFDRVAEVWENMVDKFFFPSVSTYSVLIHGFCKKKGKLEEACKYFEMMIDEGIPPYVTTVELLRNRLLGLGLLDHIGILVDKMRQSTSHAIQELANVMIGNRAAHNTLRCDETDIKSD; this comes from the coding sequence ATGACATTGTCCCATATGGCTTTTCAGtcatttttttcaaagtatAAAACCTTACCCTCTTTCTTTTGCACCCTTGTCCAACACAAACCCAATTACCACATTCATTCTTTCCCAAACCCTCAAGTCTTAGGGCCATCATTACCAGACCTTGTCAATGAGATATCCCGTGTACTCAGTGACCATCGATACCCTCACCATGATCTAGAACTCTCTCTCAAGCCATTTTCTCCACAAATATCCACCAATTTGGTCGAACAGGTCTTGAAAAGGTGCAAGAATCTTGGCTTCTCAGCCCATAGATTCTTTCTTTGGGCTAAATCAATTCCAGGTTTTCAGCACAATGATGTGAGCTTCCACATTTTGGTGGAGATATTAGGAAGTTGCAAACAGTTTGCCATACTATGGGATTTTCTCATAGAAATGAGAGACTCTAATTCATATGTAATCAACGGTGAGATTTTCTGGCTCATCTTCAAGGCATATAGCCGGGCTAATTTACCAGATGGTGCAATTCGGTCTTTCAATAGAATGGATGAGTTTGGAGTTATGCCAACTGTTCATGATTTGGATAAGTTGTTGTACTTTTTATGCAAAAGGAAGCATCTCCAGCAGGCtcaacaattttttgacaaagCTAAGAATCGTTTATCTTTATCTGCTAAAACTTACAGCATTTTGTTAAGTGGATGGGGTGAGATTGGTGATTCAGATAAAGCCCGCGAACTGTTTGAAGCAATGCTTGAACAAGGATGTCCAGTGGATTTGCTTGCGTATAACAATTTGTTGGGCGCTCTTTGCAAAGGTGGTTGTGTGGATGAAGCTAAGAATGTTTTTCACGATATGTTGTCAAAAAGAGTTGAGCCAGATGCTTTTacttattcaatatttattcaTTCGTATTGCAGTGCAAATGATGTGCAATCAGCTTTCAGGGTTCTTGATAAAATGAGAAGGTACAACCTTTTGCCTAACGTTTTTACATACAATTGTATTATAAAACGACTATGTAAGAATGAACTTGTGGAAGAAGCTTATCAATTGTTGGATGAAATGATTTCAAGAGGAGTTAAACCAGATATTTGGAGCTATAATGCAATACAAGCTTACCATTGTGATCATTGTGAGGTCAATAGGGCCCTGAGGTTAATGTTTAGAATGGAAAAAGATAAATGTCTTCCTGATCGCCATACATATAACATGGTCCTCAAATTGTTGATCAGGATAGGGAGGTTTGATAGGGTAGCTGAAGTTTGGGAGAACATGgtggacaaatttttttttccatctgTCTCAACATATTCTGTCTTGATTCATGGTTTTtgtaagaagaaaggaaaactAGAGGAGGCATGTAAGTATTTTGAAATGATGATTGATGAAGGAATACCACCTTATGTTACTACTGTTGAGCTACTGAGGAATCGACTCTTGGGTTTAGGGCTTTTAGATCACATTGGAATACTGGTTGATAAAATGAGGCAGAGCACTTCCCATGCAATTCAAGAATTGGCAAATGTTATGATTGGTAATAGAGCAGCTCATAATACTTTGAGATGTGATGAGACAGATATAAAAAGTGACTGA
- the LOC108329993 gene encoding tRNA (carboxymethyluridine(34)-5-O)-methyltransferase, with protein MIHSVLKTSRFFNPRREALGLTSVIVDFVCHLAFSSMKQINCIGDSSLCTIAPSKEPSITDSLSVTGNGTTSSMSVQSTPEIEKKFVHHVYDAIAPHFSATRFAKWPKVASFLSSLPLGSLVLDAGCGNGKYLGLNQDCFFIGCDISPSLIKICSDRGHEVLVADAVNLPYRTGFGDAAISIAVLHHLSTESRRRKAIEELVRVVKKGGHVLITVWAVEQEDTNLITKWTPLTEKYVEEWVGPGSPRARTPSPLPLESIPESEESSTGENIKVCSESNVCKDLEEEKHIKNQQEYFVPWHLPYHRAEISGASSHALAAGLATKDDKKGAVVYNRYYHVFSEGELESLTAGIINARIVDQFFDKSNWCIILEKTA; from the exons ATGATTCATAGTGTTCTAAAAACAAGTAGATTCTTCAATCCACGTAGAGAAGCCCTTGGTTTGACCAGTGTAATTGTTGATTTTGTTTGTCATTTAGCATTTAGTTCAATGAAACAAATCAATTGTATAGGGGATTCTAGTTTGTGTACTATTGCCCCCAGTAAGGAACCCTCCATTACAGATTCCTTATCAGTCACTGGGAACGGTACTACTTCATCTATGAGTGTACAATCCACCCCTGAAATAGAAAAGAAGTTCGTTCATCATGTATATGATGCTATTGCTCCGCATTTCAGTGCCACTCGGTTTGCCAAATGGCCGAAGGTTGCATCATTTTTGTCATCTTTGCCTTTGGGGTCTCTTGTCCTTGATGCAGGATGTGGGAATGGGAAATACCTAGGTTTGAATCAGGATTGTTTCTTCATAGGATGTGATATAAGTCCTTCCTTGATTAAAATCTGCTCGGATAGAGGGCATGAAGTTTTGGTGGCAGATGCTGTGAATCTTCCTTACAGAACTGGTTTTGGTGATGCAGCTATATCAATAGCAGTGTTACATCACTTAAGCActgaaagtagaaggagaaaaGCAATAGAAGAATTGGTCAGAGTTGTTAAAAAGGGTGGCCATGTTCTGATTACAGTTTGGGCTGTAGAGCAAGAGGATACAAATCTAATTACCAAATGGACTCCACTGACTGAGAAGTATGTTGAAGAGTGGGTAGGACCAGGGAGTCCTCGTGCTCGGACACCCTCACCCTTGCCATTAGAAAGCATTCCTGAGAGTGAGGAGAGTAGCACCGGTGAGAACATAAAAGTTTGCAGTGAGTCAAATGTATGTAAAGATTTGGAggaagaaaaacatataaagaACCAACAGGAATACTTTGTTCCCTGGCATTTACCTTATCATCGTGCTGAAATCAGTGGTGCTTCTTCTCATGCTCTTGCTGCTGGTCTGGCAACTAAAGATGACAAAAAGGGTGCTGTGGTGTATAATCGATATTATCATGTTTTTAGTGAAGGAGAACTTGAAAG TTTGACAGCTGGAATAATCAATGCTAGAATCGTTGATCAGTTTTTTGATAAATCCAACTGGTGTATTATTCTCGAGAAAACAGCATAA